One genomic segment of Hydrogenispora ethanolica includes these proteins:
- a CDS encoding AraC family transcriptional regulator, whose product MNLEYRRFIGNYREGLRQAWCDFCAAMAGKYPLGPNTQFIGISYDDPLIADENRYIYDMCLPVNEVSCIHIHRIPAGDYACYEFHDRLENLITGFNRLFALWMPFCGYDLDDRPCLELYRSGLDDTGRIHLEICVPLRK is encoded by the coding sequence ATGAACCTCGAATACCGGCGGTTCATCGGCAATTACCGCGAAGGGCTCCGCCAAGCATGGTGCGACTTCTGCGCGGCAATGGCCGGAAAGTATCCGCTCGGCCCCAATACCCAATTCATCGGTATCTCGTACGACGACCCTTTGATCGCCGACGAAAACCGGTACATCTACGACATGTGCCTGCCGGTGAACGAAGTCAGCTGCATCCATATTCACAGAATCCCGGCCGGTGATTACGCCTGCTATGAGTTTCACGACCGGTTGGAGAATCTGATCACCGGCTTTAACCGGTTATTTGCGCTATGGATGCCTTTCTGCGGGTATGATTTGGACGACCGGCCCTGCCTGGAGCTGTACCGGTCCGGCTTGGACGACACGGGCCGAATTCATCTGGAGATCTGCGTTCCGCTCCGTAAGTAA
- a CDS encoding helix-turn-helix domain-containing protein, translating into MQILLKKFISSYLSQPGPQSNVEEIAEHCCFSKYYFNRVFKSVVNDSIYAFIKRVKLENAAFKLRTKKRKPITDIAFEVGYSPSNFAAAFKAGR; encoded by the coding sequence ATGCAAATCTTATTAAAGAAATTTATTTCATCCTATCTATCACAACCTGGACCGCAATCTAACGTCGAGGAGATCGCCGAACACTGCTGTTTTTCAAAGTACTATTTCAACCGCGTCTTTAAGTCGGTGGTCAATGACAGCATCTACGCTTTCATCAAGCGGGTCAAGTTGGAGAATGCCGCCTTTAAATTGCGGACCAAAAAACGCAAGCCCATCACCGATATCGCCTTTGAGGTCGGTTACAGTCCCTCCAATTTCGCCGCGGCCTTCAAAGCTGGGCGATGA
- a CDS encoding transposase, translating into MSQDQFSKSEPLPPNPAAIARLLQRTGRRLPQNAAEPALAIFGQFLGNDAAPARPVFPKFNRKETRHKITAILLQLCLEHPEWSCNRLTQELRDRNVIISANSVYAILVEHQLSTKRERLAKLQEKLAEDSPDLTPLQIALLEKMNIWFKERNFRGVRPGEVLAQDTAYVGNFKNLGEIHLQAVIDTYSSYAFGLLNPDNRAEHSVAILHNQVLPFFRRLHLPVALIDTDKGREYSGKEDHLYGMYLKLCAIEQRRTGSKQFPPHSFIRRFQTIAISEFFEKIDRAGFVSVAQLQSEFNDWLYRYNHIYPFQGYPNMGRSPVALIQKHLEGRAAHAAAPDRP; encoded by the coding sequence ATGAGTCAGGATCAATTCAGCAAATCGGAGCCGTTGCCGCCCAATCCCGCCGCGATCGCGCGCCTCCTCCAACGGACGGGCCGGCGCCTGCCGCAGAATGCCGCCGAGCCGGCGCTGGCGATCTTCGGGCAGTTTCTGGGGAACGACGCCGCTCCGGCGCGGCCGGTCTTTCCGAAATTCAACCGCAAAGAGACGCGGCATAAGATCACCGCGATCCTGCTGCAATTATGCCTGGAGCATCCCGAATGGAGCTGCAACCGTTTGACCCAGGAACTGCGCGACCGGAACGTGATCATCAGTGCCAATTCGGTCTACGCCATCCTGGTCGAGCACCAGCTGAGCACCAAACGGGAGCGGCTGGCGAAGCTCCAGGAGAAGCTGGCGGAGGACAGTCCCGATCTCACGCCGCTGCAGATCGCGCTGCTGGAAAAGATGAATATCTGGTTCAAAGAGCGAAATTTCCGGGGGGTCCGGCCCGGGGAGGTGTTGGCCCAGGACACCGCCTATGTGGGCAATTTTAAGAACCTGGGCGAGATCCATCTGCAAGCGGTGATCGACACTTACAGCAGCTACGCTTTTGGCCTTTTGAATCCCGACAATCGCGCCGAGCATTCGGTGGCCATCCTGCACAACCAGGTGTTGCCGTTCTTTCGCCGGCTGCATCTCCCGGTGGCCCTGATCGACACCGATAAAGGCCGCGAATACAGCGGCAAGGAAGATCATCTCTACGGCATGTACCTGAAGCTCTGCGCCATCGAACAGCGCCGGACCGGCTCCAAACAGTTCCCGCCCCACAGCTTCATCCGCCGCTTTCAGACCATTGCCATCAGTGAGTTCTTTGAAAAGATCGACCGGGCCGGCTTCGTCAGCGTCGCGCAGTTGCAGTCGGAATTCAACGATTGGCTGTACCGCTATAACCACATCTATCCCTTCCAGGGCTACCCCAATATGGGCCGGTCGCCGGTGGCGCTGATCCAGAAGCATCTGGAGGGCAGGGCGGCTCATGCTGCCGCTCCGGACCGGCCTTAG
- a CDS encoding sensor histidine kinase, with product MRMKLFGKLSQLHSKLVLYPLIGCAVGLGLTVLATAISTKVYLDRYLMEQTAAYAQQIVKEITATVERDKETLATFVLSDTVRDLRRTDRLTVALERLLSKTRNFLEGFVIDSGGKTVAGVSLMHSFSDGYPDFGTQAIYREARRGKIAVSGWENLTEKSRPYWHMATPIEQYPGKIIGVLLVTVDLRRINDIILTSQGAKYGDPILIDRQARVLVHLDRSKLGSSWDRAGIARKLAAGQSGTAKYHDRPGRYLLAAYQPLPPYGWGLIVQIPPEQTLSIIWNRMILLFGFMAGMIFIILVVFVSTELLAYRAAGQIVTPIKRLTEATQQFGRGRQLEYQPVSGDDEIAQLSVSFYDMALQLTDFEKQRAGYISMIAHDLRNPLSTIQAIFRDLQHHGLDERRKAENLAAITLKLEQVNRMVNDLLEFSRLDLGQVRFEPEPVSVRYLCQDVIAGYLEQRNRFQMRPFPETLCVWADPVRLQQILQNILDNCLKYTPAGSAVVIDCRAESGHALITVSDSGDGIPEAVLANLFKPFQSGSPQQRTSYGLGIAIAKKLALAMGGDLSVQSVSGQGTTFTIRLPLHFPQ from the coding sequence ATGCGAATGAAGTTATTCGGTAAATTGTCCCAGCTCCATAGCAAACTAGTCCTGTATCCGCTGATCGGCTGCGCGGTGGGCCTGGGGCTCACGGTCCTGGCCACGGCCATCTCCACCAAGGTCTATCTGGACCGGTATCTGATGGAGCAGACCGCCGCCTACGCGCAGCAGATCGTCAAGGAGATCACCGCCACCGTCGAGCGGGATAAGGAGACCCTGGCCACCTTCGTCCTCTCGGACACCGTGCGCGATCTGCGCCGGACCGACCGCTTGACCGTCGCGCTGGAACGGTTGCTGAGCAAAACCCGCAACTTCCTGGAGGGATTCGTCATCGACTCCGGGGGGAAGACCGTGGCCGGAGTTTCGCTGATGCACAGCTTCAGCGACGGCTATCCCGACTTTGGGACCCAAGCCATCTACCGGGAAGCCCGCCGGGGCAAGATAGCGGTCTCCGGGTGGGAGAACCTCACCGAGAAATCCCGCCCCTACTGGCATATGGCGACGCCCATCGAACAGTACCCCGGCAAGATCATCGGCGTGCTGCTGGTCACGGTCGATCTGCGCCGCATCAACGATATCATCCTCACCTCCCAGGGGGCCAAGTACGGCGACCCCATCCTCATCGACCGTCAGGCCAGGGTCCTGGTCCACCTGGACCGTTCCAAGCTGGGCAGCAGTTGGGACCGGGCCGGCATCGCCCGGAAGCTGGCCGCCGGCCAGAGCGGCACCGCCAAATATCATGACCGGCCCGGCCGTTACCTGCTGGCCGCGTACCAACCGTTGCCGCCTTACGGCTGGGGCCTGATCGTCCAGATTCCTCCGGAACAAACCCTCTCGATCATCTGGAACCGCATGATCTTGCTCTTCGGCTTCATGGCCGGGATGATCTTCATCATCCTTGTCGTCTTCGTCTCCACTGAACTGCTGGCTTACCGGGCGGCGGGGCAGATCGTGACGCCGATCAAACGGTTGACCGAGGCCACGCAGCAGTTCGGCCGGGGCCGTCAGCTGGAATACCAGCCGGTAAGCGGGGATGATGAGATCGCCCAGCTCTCGGTCTCCTTTTATGACATGGCGTTGCAACTGACTGACTTCGAAAAGCAACGGGCCGGCTACATCTCCATGATCGCGCATGACTTGCGGAACCCGCTCTCCACCATCCAGGCGATCTTCCGCGATCTGCAACATCACGGGCTGGACGAGCGGCGCAAGGCCGAAAACCTGGCCGCGATCACACTCAAGTTGGAGCAGGTCAACCGGATGGTCAATGACCTGCTGGAGTTTTCCCGGCTGGACCTGGGCCAGGTCCGGTTCGAGCCGGAGCCGGTCAGCGTGCGCTATCTCTGCCAGGATGTCATCGCCGGCTATCTGGAGCAACGAAACAGATTTCAAATGCGGCCGTTTCCCGAGACCCTCTGCGTCTGGGCCGACCCCGTCCGTTTGCAACAGATCTTGCAAAACATCTTGGACAACTGCCTCAAGTATACCCCGGCGGGGAGCGCGGTCGTCATCGACTGCCGGGCGGAGTCCGGCCACGCCCTGATCACCGTCAGCGATTCGGGGGACGGCATTCCCGAGGCGGTGTTAGCCAACCTCTTCAAACCGTTTCAAAGCGGTTCCCCGCAACAAAGGACCAGTTACGGTCTTGGCATCGCCATTGCCAAGAAACTCGCCCTAGCCATGGGCGGCGACCTGTCCGTCCAGTCCGTTTCGGGCCAAGGAACCACCTTCACCATCCGTCTGCCGCTCCATTTCCCCCAATAA
- a CDS encoding ammonium transporter, with product MRFSLSKGTLSKTMLCVIVSLVLVALLASLALANDPTGAETLKKDPNAPVNFTWTMVCGFLVVFMMTGFAMVETGFTRATHANNTMLMNLMVWAFGTLGFFFVGFALMFGGVGGAYADLSKMLSITIGGKTWNLLGGTGFLLSGKAYDVSIFMLFLFQAAFMDTAATIPTGAMAERFKWSSFIVYGFLMGGIIYPIFGNWAWGGGWLSQLSQIGLGAGYKDFAGSGVVHAVGGVTALAGAIILGPRIGKFVKGKPVAMPGHDLGLGVIGTCILIFGWFGFNAGSTMAATDLRLAIVATNTMIAGAAGGLTAMLYMMKSTGKPDTSMSCNGVLAGLVAITAPCAYVPAWAAFLIGAIAGVLVCAAVWFVENVLKLDDPVGAVSVHGVNGMWGVLAVGLFADGSYGGVKGLLLNGDWGQFGAQLVALATLLVIIFPFAFLVLKILDWTMGLRVSAKDELAGLDMPVHGALCYPEFQFSSLAVTQTFPEENVKLAPIATPAKSVAKEA from the coding sequence ATGCGTTTTTCTCTGTCCAAAGGGACTCTCTCCAAAACGATGCTTTGCGTAATCGTCAGCCTCGTGTTAGTGGCGCTCTTGGCTTCACTGGCGCTGGCCAATGACCCGACCGGGGCCGAGACGCTAAAGAAAGATCCCAATGCTCCGGTCAATTTTACCTGGACAATGGTCTGCGGTTTCCTGGTCGTGTTCATGATGACCGGATTCGCCATGGTGGAAACCGGCTTTACCCGGGCCACCCACGCCAATAACACCATGCTGATGAACTTGATGGTGTGGGCCTTCGGGACCTTGGGCTTCTTCTTCGTCGGCTTCGCGCTGATGTTCGGCGGCGTGGGGGGCGCATACGCCGATCTCTCCAAGATGCTATCGATCACCATCGGCGGCAAGACCTGGAACCTGCTGGGCGGCACCGGATTCCTGCTGTCGGGGAAGGCCTATGATGTCAGCATCTTTATGCTCTTCCTCTTCCAGGCGGCCTTTATGGACACCGCGGCCACCATTCCCACCGGGGCCATGGCCGAACGCTTCAAATGGAGCAGTTTTATTGTTTACGGTTTTCTGATGGGCGGCATAATCTATCCGATCTTCGGCAACTGGGCCTGGGGCGGCGGCTGGTTATCGCAGCTGAGCCAGATCGGGCTGGGCGCCGGTTACAAAGACTTCGCCGGTTCGGGCGTGGTGCATGCGGTCGGCGGCGTGACCGCCTTGGCCGGCGCGATCATCCTCGGGCCGCGCATCGGCAAGTTTGTCAAGGGTAAACCGGTGGCAATGCCCGGCCACGATCTGGGCTTGGGCGTTATCGGAACCTGCATCCTCATCTTCGGCTGGTTCGGCTTTAACGCCGGCAGCACCATGGCAGCCACCGACCTCCGCCTGGCCATTGTCGCGACCAACACCATGATCGCCGGGGCGGCCGGCGGTTTGACGGCAATGCTCTACATGATGAAAAGCACCGGAAAACCGGATACCAGCATGTCCTGCAACGGCGTCCTGGCCGGATTGGTGGCCATTACCGCTCCTTGCGCCTATGTCCCGGCCTGGGCGGCCTTCCTCATCGGCGCGATCGCCGGCGTCCTGGTCTGCGCCGCGGTCTGGTTCGTGGAGAACGTGCTGAAACTGGACGATCCGGTCGGCGCCGTCTCGGTCCACGGCGTGAACGGCATGTGGGGCGTTTTGGCGGTCGGCCTGTTCGCCGACGGTTCTTACGGCGGAGTGAAGGGATTGCTGCTCAACGGCGACTGGGGCCAGTTCGGCGCGCAATTGGTGGCCCTGGCGACCTTGTTGGTGATCATCTTCCCCTTTGCTTTCCTGGTGTTGAAGATTCTCGACTGGACCATGGGGCTCCGCGTCTCCGCCAAGGACGAATTGGCCGGATTGGATATGCCGGTCCACGGCGCGCTCTGCTATCCGGAATTCCAATTTAGCTCGTTGGCTGTGACGCAAACCTTCCCTGAGGAAAATGTGAAGCTGGCCCCGATTGCCACTCCCGCAAAATCGGTGGCCAAGGAGGCGTAA
- a CDS encoding glucose-6-phosphate isomerase: MAETIRLDLSKIGPFLEEQELTNMAGQVRLAHRLLHEGGGAGSDFLGWVDLPVNYDKNEFQAIGAAARRIAETSEALVVIGIGGSYLGARAAIELLNHSFVQQFGAGRRQFPQIFYLGQTISPTYTAELLEILAERDFSVNVISKSGTTTEPAVAFRLIKDLLVKKYGADGARQRIYATTDRARGALKQLADSEGYTQFVIPDDVGGRYSVLTPVGLLPIAASGVDIQAIMDGAAAGRKEYGAEDPARNPAYQYAAVRNALYRKGKTLEILVNYEPGLHYFAEWWKQLFGESEGKNGRGIFPAAVDFSTDLHSMGQYIQEGRRDLFETVLWVEKPRRSLAIPHDPANIDGLNFLSGQTMEHVNQKAFEGTLLAHTDGGVPNMVLRVPELTPYCFGQLVYFFEKACGISGYLNAVNPFDQPGVEAYKKNMFALLGKPGYEAEKEKLEARL, translated from the coding sequence ATGGCAGAGACAATCCGTTTGGATCTCTCGAAGATCGGTCCTTTCCTCGAGGAACAGGAATTGACCAATATGGCCGGGCAGGTGCGGCTGGCCCACCGGCTGCTGCATGAAGGCGGCGGCGCGGGCAGCGACTTTCTGGGTTGGGTGGACCTGCCCGTCAATTACGACAAAAATGAATTTCAGGCCATCGGGGCGGCGGCGCGGCGGATCGCCGAGACCTCCGAAGCCCTGGTGGTGATCGGCATCGGCGGCTCTTACTTGGGCGCCCGGGCAGCCATCGAGCTTTTGAATCATTCGTTCGTCCAGCAGTTCGGGGCCGGACGGCGCCAATTCCCGCAGATCTTCTACCTGGGGCAGACCATCAGTCCGACCTATACCGCCGAACTCCTGGAGATCCTGGCCGAGCGGGATTTCTCGGTCAATGTCATCTCCAAGTCCGGCACCACGACCGAGCCGGCGGTGGCCTTCCGGCTGATCAAGGACCTGCTGGTCAAGAAGTACGGCGCCGACGGAGCGCGGCAGCGGATCTACGCCACCACCGACCGGGCCAGGGGCGCCCTGAAACAGCTGGCTGACAGCGAGGGCTACACCCAGTTCGTCATCCCCGACGATGTCGGCGGGAGATATTCGGTGCTGACCCCGGTGGGCCTCCTGCCCATCGCCGCCAGCGGCGTGGACATCCAGGCGATCATGGACGGCGCGGCGGCCGGCCGCAAAGAGTACGGCGCCGAGGATCCGGCCCGGAATCCGGCCTACCAGTACGCGGCGGTCCGGAACGCGCTCTATCGCAAGGGAAAAACCCTGGAGATCCTGGTCAACTACGAGCCGGGCCTGCATTATTTCGCCGAATGGTGGAAACAGCTCTTCGGCGAGAGCGAGGGCAAGAACGGCCGGGGCATCTTCCCGGCGGCGGTCGACTTCTCCACCGATCTACATTCGATGGGCCAGTACATCCAGGAGGGCCGGCGCGATCTCTTCGAGACGGTGCTCTGGGTGGAGAAGCCCCGCCGGTCGCTGGCGATCCCCCACGATCCCGCGAACATCGACGGCTTGAACTTCCTGTCCGGCCAGACCATGGAGCACGTCAACCAGAAGGCCTTCGAGGGGACGCTGTTGGCCCATACCGACGGCGGAGTGCCCAACATGGTGCTGCGGGTGCCGGAGCTTACCCCGTACTGCTTCGGCCAGCTGGTGTACTTCTTCGAGAAGGCCTGCGGCATCAGCGGCTATCTGAATGCGGTCAACCCCTTCGACCAGCCGGGCGTGGAAGCCTATAAGAAGAACATGTTCGCCCTACTCGGCAAACCGGGTTACGAGGCGGAAAAGGAAAAGCTGGAGGCCAGATTGTAA
- a CDS encoding P-II family nitrogen regulator: MIKIEAIVRTSRFEAVKDALTQIGIQGITVSEVKGCGKQKGAVEHYRGSEYEIILHPKVKIEIVTVKDNMDKIIAAIEYGARTGEIGDGKIFVSEIIEAVQVRTGQRGVGVL; encoded by the coding sequence ATGATTAAAATTGAAGCGATCGTCAGAACCAGCCGTTTTGAAGCGGTAAAGGACGCCCTGACCCAGATCGGCATTCAAGGCATTACCGTTTCCGAGGTCAAGGGTTGCGGCAAGCAGAAAGGCGCCGTGGAACATTACCGCGGTTCCGAATATGAGATCATTCTGCATCCCAAAGTAAAGATCGAGATCGTGACCGTCAAGGACAACATGGATAAGATCATTGCCGCCATCGAATATGGCGCGCGCACCGGCGAGATCGGGGACGGCAAAATCTTCGTATCGGAGATTATCGAAGCCGTTCAGGTACGGACCGGCCAACGCGGCGTCGGCGTGCTTTAA
- a CDS encoding response regulator, producing MLAGAKGFVREIPNIIPNRQRLLSDQLISHRHFNLYGVEAFMDNEILTVNEVAEYLRMNPMTIYRLAQQGKIPASKILGNWRFQRQEIEAWIKAQEFQPSRLLVIDDDPAVGAAIKDSLGKKHAVQVAGNAREALAALEANRFNLIFLDLSLPEVDGLTLYKQLKEQGVNVPVVVITSSTDSALLAQVVAEGAQFILNKPFSSDEVRQMLNFLKV from the coding sequence ATGTTGGCGGGGGCGAAAGGTTTTGTCCGGGAAATCCCGAATATCATACCCAACCGGCAGCGGTTGCTCAGCGATCAACTGATATCGCACCGCCATTTCAATCTTTACGGAGTGGAAGCTTTCATGGACAATGAGATCCTGACCGTCAATGAAGTCGCAGAATATCTGCGGATGAATCCGATGACCATCTATCGCCTGGCGCAACAAGGCAAGATACCGGCCAGCAAGATCCTGGGCAATTGGCGTTTTCAACGCCAGGAGATCGAGGCCTGGATCAAGGCCCAGGAATTTCAGCCCTCGCGGCTGCTGGTAATCGACGATGACCCCGCCGTGGGCGCCGCCATCAAGGATTCGCTCGGCAAAAAACATGCGGTTCAGGTGGCGGGAAACGCCCGGGAGGCGCTGGCGGCGCTGGAGGCCAACCGTTTCAACCTGATCTTCCTCGATCTGAGCCTGCCGGAGGTCGACGGCCTGACCCTTTACAAGCAGCTAAAAGAACAGGGCGTCAACGTGCCGGTGGTGGTCATTACCTCTTCCACCGATTCCGCCCTCCTGGCGCAGGTGGTGGCGGAGGGGGCGCAATTCATTCTGAATAAGCCGTTTTCCAGCGACGAAGTCCGGCAAATGCTAAACTTTCTAAAGGTGTGA
- a CDS encoding ABC transporter substrate-binding protein, whose translation MTVSRKKVLVCLSLFALLCLLGLVGYLLFLLDSPRSGPARIGIALSPTPANLRFVKGLRGILAKQGYSKSANPRFLIRGYNDAAGARRALSRFRRSGVAMLVIAGDDSIIDLARTGGSQPVVLGFADNPVRGPVQRRIETAEMITGVSYFPPYERTLELSRRVIGDYAELTVLLAAEEPWPDLDRFQTAARKLGIAVRPVRTSLAGVSRTIAGLRGKTALLYLPAQSLWIANRRLIGSALENAGLPAVGNNLAFRDLAVLTDYAEPETMGEIAGQIIIKIQHGAIPRYMPAELSADYKLAVNLRLLSRCGLPIHEDVLSYANEVIR comes from the coding sequence TTGACGGTCTCCCGCAAAAAAGTACTCGTTTGCTTGAGTCTCTTCGCCCTCTTATGCCTGCTCGGCCTCGTCGGTTATCTGCTGTTTCTCCTGGACTCCCCGCGGTCCGGGCCGGCCCGGATCGGCATCGCCCTGAGCCCCACCCCGGCGAACCTCCGCTTTGTAAAAGGCCTCCGGGGCATCCTGGCCAAACAAGGCTATTCCAAGAGCGCCAATCCCCGTTTTCTGATCCGTGGTTACAACGATGCCGCCGGGGCCCGCCGGGCGCTCTCCCGATTCAGGCGGTCCGGCGTGGCGATGCTGGTCATCGCCGGCGACGATTCCATCATCGACCTCGCCCGGACCGGCGGCAGCCAACCGGTGGTCCTGGGCTTTGCGGACAATCCCGTCCGCGGACCCGTTCAACGGCGGATCGAGACCGCCGAAATGATCACCGGAGTCTCCTACTTCCCGCCGTACGAGCGCACCTTGGAGCTGAGCCGCAGGGTCATCGGCGACTATGCGGAGCTGACGGTGCTGCTGGCGGCGGAGGAGCCCTGGCCCGACCTGGACCGTTTCCAAACGGCAGCCCGAAAACTGGGTATCGCCGTCCGCCCCGTCCGGACCAGCCTCGCCGGGGTCAGCCGAACCATTGCCGGCCTGCGGGGCAAAACCGCTCTGCTGTATCTGCCGGCCCAGTCCCTCTGGATCGCCAACCGCCGGCTGATCGGCTCGGCGCTGGAGAATGCCGGACTGCCTGCGGTCGGCAACAACCTGGCCTTTCGCGATCTCGCGGTGCTCACCGACTACGCCGAACCGGAGACCATGGGCGAGATCGCCGGCCAGATCATTATCAAGATCCAGCACGGCGCAATCCCCCGGTACATGCCGGCTGAATTGTCGGCCGATTATAAACTTGCGGTCAATCTGCGGCTCCTCTCCCGCTGCGGGTTGCCGATCCACGAGGATGTCTTGAGTTATGCGAATGAAGTTATTCGGTAA
- a CDS encoding pyridoxamine 5'-phosphate oxidase family protein, whose protein sequence is MTGYHMRRKDREISDPAELRRILREGKYAVIAMCRGNEPYVVTLSYGYDQSEHACYFHAALQGQKIEFIRENPQVCATVIEDGGYLADQCAHRYATVVLRGEMTLLQDRAEKEHGLNVILNQLERNPAPIKARTVKDPAAYDRVAVLRLAIRDCSGKRGS, encoded by the coding sequence TTGACAGGCTATCATATGCGCAGGAAAGACCGGGAAATCAGCGATCCGGCCGAGTTGCGGCGGATCTTGCGGGAAGGGAAGTACGCCGTGATTGCGATGTGCCGCGGCAACGAGCCCTATGTCGTAACCCTGAGTTACGGCTATGACCAGTCCGAACACGCTTGTTATTTTCACGCCGCGCTCCAGGGCCAAAAGATCGAGTTCATCCGGGAGAACCCACAGGTCTGCGCCACCGTCATCGAGGATGGCGGCTATCTGGCGGACCAATGCGCGCACCGCTATGCCACGGTGGTGCTCCGGGGCGAAATGACGCTGCTGCAAGACCGGGCCGAAAAAGAGCACGGCCTGAATGTCATCCTGAACCAGCTGGAGCGGAATCCGGCCCCCATCAAAGCGCGGACCGTGAAGGATCCGGCCGCATATGACCGCGTCGCCGTGTTGCGCCTGGCGATCCGCGACTGCAGCGGCAAGCGGGGCAGCTGA